Genomic window (Pseudomonas sp. MM211):
GCGAGTGGCCAGCAAGCTGGGCCATAGCTTTCTCTATCTCGGCTTGTTCGTGCTGATGATTTCCGGCTACCTGATCTCCACGGCCGATGGCCGTCCGATCAGTGTGTTCGGGCTGTTCGATGTACCGGCAAGCGTGACCAGCATCCCCAATCAGGGGGATGTCGCCGGTTTGATCCACGAGTACCTGGCCTGGACTATCGTGATTTTTGCTGTCCTGCATGGTCTGGCTGCACTTAAACACCACTTCATCGACCGTGATCGCACGTTGTTGCGTATCTTCGGACGTTGATCCTTCAGCTGTTTCGGCATTGCACCGCAATGCCGTTCATTTCATCTCTCAAGGAATTCCCATGTTGAAGAAGACTTTCGCTGCACTGGCACTGGGCACCGCACTGTTGGGCGCTGGCCATGCAATGGCTGCTGACTACGCTATCGACAAGCAAGGTCAGCACGCCTTCGTCAATTTCAAGATCAGCCACCTGGGCTACAGCTGGCTGTACGGTACCTTCAAGGATTTCGACGGCAGCTTCAGCTTCGATGAGAAGAACCCGGAAGCCAGCAAGGTCAACGTTACCCTGAAGACCGAAAGCGTCGACACCAACCATGCCGAGCGCGATAAGCACATCCGCAGCGCCGATTTCCTCAACGTCAGCAAGAACCCGACTGCAACCTTCGCGTCCACCGCCGTCAAGTCGACTGGCAAGGATACCGCTGATATCACCGGCAACCTGACCCTCAATGGCGTGACCAAGCCGGTGGTGATTGCTGCCAAGTTCCTGGGGCAGGGCGACGATCCATGGGGCGGCTACCGCGCTGGTTTTGAAGGCAGCACCAAGCTGAAGCTGAAAGACTTCAACATCGAGAAGGATCTGGGCCCGGCTTCGCAGGAAGTCGAGCTGATCATCTCCGTGGAAGGCGTACGCAAGTAAGCTTGAGCGCTGCATGAAAAACGCCGACCCTTGGGTCGGCGTTTTTTTGCCCCGCATTCTTGGCGCGCCGCTGCGGGTCATCACCCGCGAGGTTAAACGTGCTGCACCAATGAAAACGCCGGCACTAGGCCGGCGTTTTCAATGAGCCAATACTCAGCTGTCGCGATTGCGGGTCAGCAGGGCAGGCTTCTCGCCGCGTGGACGGCTGCTTTGTAGCTGGTCGAGCTGCTCGGGCGTCGGTAGGCGATCGCTGCGCGAGCTCTTGTGCACGATGACCGGTTGCTTGTCACGGCTACTGCGCACGGCAGGCTCTTGACGCGGCAATTCATCGCGGTTCAGCGAGGTGGTGGTATCGCGCTGCTGGCCGCGGCCGCGGTTACCCGCGCCACTACGACCCTTGTTGGCGCCTTGCCCCTGGCCTTGGCCCTGGCGTTTGCCAGCACCGGCACCGGCACCGGCACCGCCGCCAGTGCTGCGCGGGCCCTTGCCCTGACCACGTGGCCCCTGGCCAACGCCATTGCTGGCACTTGGGCCACTGGCGGCAGCACCGGGGCGACGGCCACGGCCCTGACCATTGTTCTGGTTCGGGCTTACGTAGTCGGCACGGTTACCGAAATTGTCGATCTCGTCATCGCGGAACTCATCAGGGGCGCGATCCGGAGGCAACGCAGGCACGGCCGGTGCGCTGGCGCGGGCCGTGCCACGTGGTTGTTGTTCGCGAGCAGGCCTGGCTTTGCTTTGAGTCTTGGTTTTGCCGCCGTCCTTGCCCTTGTCCTTGCGGCCGCCACCTTCCGGTTTGGCGCCACGGGGTGGGCGTGGTTTCTGTGGTTCACGCACTTCCGGGCGTTCTGCCTCGACCTTGCTGGCGTCGAAGCCCAGTTGATCACCGTCGGCGATCTTCTGCTTGGTCATCCGCTCGATGCCCTTGAGCAGTTTCTCTTCGTCCGGGGCGACCAGGGAGATAGCCTCACCGCTACGACCGGCACGGCCAGTACGGCCGATACGGTGCACGTAATCTTCTTCGACGTTGGGCAGCTCGAAGTTGACCACGTGAGGCAGTTGGTCGATGTCCAGACCACGCGCGGCGATGTCGGTGGCAACCAGGATGCGAACCTTGTTCGCCTTGAAGTCGGCCAGGGCCTTGGTGCGGGCGTTCTGGCTCTTGTTGCCATGAATCGCCACGGCAGGCAGGCCGTGTTTGTCCAGGTACTCGGCCAGGCGGTTGGCGCCGTGCTTGGTCCGGGTGAAGACCAGAACCTGTTCCCATGCGCCCGCGGTGATCAGGTGAGCGAGCAGGGCGCGCTTGTGGCTGGCCTGCAGGCGGAACACACGCTGTTCGATACGCTCGACCGTGGTGTTCGGTGGCGTGACTTCGATGCGCTCTGGGTTGTGCAGCAGCTTGCCGGCCAGGTCGGTAATGTCTTTCGAAAAAGTCGCTGAGAACAGCAGGTTCTGGCGCTGCGTAGGCAGCTTGGCCAGAACCTTTTTCACGTCATGGATAAAGCCCATGTCGAGCATGCGGTCGGCTTCGTCCAGCACCAAAATTTCTACGTGCGAAAGGTCGATAGCACGTTGATTGGCGAGGTCTAGCAGGCGACCGGGGCAAGCCACCAGTACATCGACGCCTTTTGCCAGGGCCTGTACCTGTGGGTTCATGCCAACGCCTCCGAAGATGCAGGCGCTGACGAATTTCAAATCGCGGGCATACAGCTTGAAGCTGTCATGCACCTGAGCGGCCAGTTCGCGGGTGGGCGTGAGCACCAGTACGCGCGGCTGTTTCGGGCCATGGCGCTGTTCGCGATCCGGGTGACCGTTGGGGAACAGTCGCTCGAGGATCGGCAGCGCGAAACCGCCTGTCTTACCTGTACCCGTCTGGGCCGCCACCATCAGGTCGCGACCTTGCAACGCGGCGGGGATGGCCCGCTGTTGCACCGGAGTGGGCTGGGTGTAGCCGGCGGCTTCGACCGCACGGACTAAAGCCTCGGAGAGACCGAGGGAGGCAAAGGACATGTGCAATCCTGTCTGGTGAGGGCGTGGCCCTATAGGTGTAGTGCCTGGCTTGAATCGCACGTGGGGCGCGCAATCCCGTCCGGTACTGCTGGCCTCTGGGGTCAGCATCCGGGCGCAAGCCTGGCGGGAAGGCCCGAGTGTAACAGGATTGGTGAGAATCGGCACAACTTGCCGCCGACCGGGCGGAATACGGGCGTTCCCGTACTCCTCGGCGAGTGATGGTGTGGATCAATCGGCCAGGGCGTCGGCATCCTCGCGCTTGGCGAGCTTGTGCTGATCTTCGCTGTTGCCGAGTTTCCAGTAGCTGGAAATGTACAGGTTCTTGCGGTCGACCTGGCGCTCCTCCCTGAAATGCTGGCGCAGGGCACGCATGCTGCTGAACTCGCAGGCAGCCCAGATGCTCGGTCGGCCTGGCAGCCATGCCAGCTCGCGCACGCGATTGACCAGCAGCTGGCTGTCTTCGCCGGGATGCGGGTTGATCAGCCAGTGCAGCTCGACGCCAGCAGGATGTTGCAGCGGCTGGATATCGCGCTCGTCGATCACCTCGATGATGGCGTGCCCGCGGGCGTCAGCCGGCAGTTGTTCGAGGTTGACGCTGAGTGCCGGCAGGGCCGTCATGTCGCCAATCACCAGGAACCAGTCCGCGCTGTTGTCTACCAGCTTTTTCGGGCCGGGGCCGCCGACGACGATGCTGTCGCCCGGGCTGGCGTCTTTGGCCCACTGGGAGGCAGGGCCGGCATCATCGTGCAGGACGAAATCCACGTCGAACTGCTCCGCTCGCTGATGGCGCACGGTGTAGGTGCGCATCAGCGTGTTTTCGCTGCCCGGCGCGGGAAAGATCAGCTTGATGTAGGCGCTTTCCTGATCGGTTGGAAAGCTGTCGATTTCGTCGCCGCCCAGGGTGATGCGCAGCATGTGCGGCGTGACGGGAGTGGATGAAATGACCCGCAGGGTACGGGGAGCAGGGCGTGGCATTGAACTCTCCTGTTGTGACGGCAGTGATCGCCGCCATTCATGTGAGAATTATTATCACTTAATGTCCGTGGCGGCCAGTGCGGGGTGCGGGCGCAGACTTCTTCGCGGTTCCCGAACCCTGGTATCCGACCCAGGTATCGCTTCGCTCAACCCAGGCTACGGCTCAGGTGGACATACGTCGCGTTGTCCACCCGGCGGGCATGTGCCACTGTCAGCTGACGACCCGATAGCACGGCTCGTAGGCGCTGCCGCCTGGCAGCTTCATGCGGTGCTGTTCGACGAAGGCCTGCAGCAGGCGATCCAGCGGTTGCATGATGGTCTTGTCGCCGCGCAGCTCATACGGGCCATGTTGCTCGATCAGGCGGATGCCTTTGTCCTTGACGTTACCGGCGACGATGCCCGAGAAGGCGCGACGCAGGTTGGCGGCCAGTTCGTGCACCGGCTGCTCGCGGGTCAGGTTGAGGCTGGCCATGGCTTCGTGGGTCGGTTCGAAGGGATGTTGGAAGCTCTCGTCGATCTTCAGCAACCAGTTGAAGTGGAAGGCGTCATTGCGCTCGCGGCGGAACTGCTTCACCGCCTTGATGCCAGCCGCCATGTGGCGGGCCACTTCGGCCGGGTCGTTGGGAATCAGCACGTAGCGGTTCTGCGCCTCCACGCCCAGGGTCGCGCCGATGAAGGCGTGCAACTGCTGCAAGTAAGCTTCGGCGCTCTTCGGCCCGGTCAGCACGAGGGGGAAGGGCAGCTCGGCGTTGTCCGGATGCATGAGGATACCGAGCAGATAGAGAAACTCTTCTGCCGTGCCCGCGCCGCCGGGGAAGATGATGATGCCGTGGCCGATGCGCACGAAGGCTTCCAGGCGCTTTTCGATATCCGGCAGGATCACCAGTTCGTTGACGATCGGGTTCGGCGCCTCGGCGGCGATGATGCCCGGCTCGGTCAGCCCCAGGTAGCGGGCGCCGACGATGCGCTGCTTGGCGTGGGAAATGGTGGCGCCCTTCATCGGCCCCTTCATCACACCGGGGCCGCAGCCGGTGCACACGTCCAAGGCACGCAGGCCCAGTTCGTGGCCGACTTTCTTGGTGTATTTGTATTCTTCGGTGTCGATCGAGTGGCCACCCCAGCACACCACCATCTTCGGCTCGGCGCCGGCGCGCAGGGTGCGGGCGTTGCGCAGCAGGTGGAAAACGTAGTCGGTCAGACCGCTGGAGCTGTCCACGTCGACGCGTTTGTTTTCCAGCTCGCTCTGGGTGTAGACGATGTCGCGCAGGGCGCTGAACAGCATCTCGCGGGTACTGGCGATCATCTCGCCATCGACGAAGGCGTCAGCCGGCGCATTGATCAGCTCCAGGCGGATGCCGCGATCCTGCTGGTGGATCTTCACTTCGAAGTCCGGATAGGCCTCGAGGATGGTCTTGGCGTTGTCGCTGTGCGAACCGGTGTTGAGAATTGCCAGGGCGCATTGGCGGAACAGCGCGTAGACGCTACCGGAGCCGGTTTCGCGCAATTGCTGGACTTCACGCTGGGAGAGGGTTTCCAGGCTGCCCTTGGGCGAGACCGAAGCATTGATTTTCTGGCGAGTGAGCATGCAGGCATCCCGTGGTAACGCGACAACTCGAGCCGATCCTGGCTGATCGCGCGATGAAGAATTCAGTCCCGGTGATCGTGACCCATGATGGGGCGTCCGGGTGATGGCGCTGTACTGTCGGCCAGTGGAGGACTCTGGGTCAACGGGTACCGAGTTAACAGGCTGTTGAAAACGATGGCGTTGCCGCTGCCTCGCCTGAGTTTTCAGCAGACTGTTAGGAAAGACGCGGGCCGCGAAAGTTCTAACATTCGCGGCCCGGCAATCAGCCTTGCAGGTTCTTCCACACAGCCAGGCTAGGGGCGGCCTGGTTGAGGGTGTAGAAGTGCAGGCCCGGTGCACCGCCCTGGAGCAGGCGTTCGCACATGTCGGTGATCATTTCTTCACCGAAGCGCTGGATGCTCTGGGTGTCGTCACCATAGGCTTCCAGTTGCTTGCGGACCCAGCGCGGCAGCTCGGCGCCGCAGGCGTCGGAGAAGCGTGCCAGTTTGCTGTAGTTGGTGATCGGCATGATGCCCGGGATCACCGGGATGTCGACGCCCAACTTGCGTACACGCTCGACGAAGTAGAAGTAGCAGTCGGCGTTGAAGAAGTACTGAGTGATCGCACTGCTTGCGCCGGCCTTGGCCTTGCGCACGAAGTTGGCGATGTCGTCTTCGAAGTTACGCGCCTGCGGATGCATTTCCGGGTAGGCCGCTACTTCGATATGAAAGTGATCACCGGTTTCCTGGCGGATCAGCTCGACCAGATCATTGGCATGGCGCAGTTCACCGCTGGACATGCCCATGCCCGAAGGCAGGTCGCCGCGCAGGGCAACGATGCGGTTGATGCCGTTGTTCTTGTACAGATTGAGCAGCTCGATCAATTCGGCCTTGCTGTCGCCGACGCACGACAGGTGCGGTGCGGTAGGCACCTTCACTTCGCCATCGAGTTGCAGCACGGTATTGAGCGTACGGTCGCGGGTGGAGCCACCGGCGCCATAGGTGCAGGAGAAGAATTCCGGGTTGTAACCGGCCAGCTCTCGCGCGGTATTCAGCAGTTTCTCGTGTCCAGCATCGGTCTTCGTCGGGAAGAACTCGAAGCTGACATTGGTTTTTTTCTGGATCATGGAGAAGGTTCCCTTCTCAGCGACAAGCCTCACGCCACAAGCTGCAAGTGGAGTCGGCTCCCTCTTGCAGCGTGTGGCGTGTAGCGTGTAGCTGGGGTTAGTAGCGGTAGCTGTCCGGCTTGAACGGGCCTTCGACCGGAACGCCGATGTACTCGGCCTGCTTGGTGGTCAGTTGGGTGACCACGCCGCCGAAGCCTTTCACCATTTCCAGTGCGACTTCTTCATCCAGCTTCTTCGGCAGTACTTCGACGGTCAGGCGCTCGGCCTTCTTCTCGGCCGACAGGTCGGCGAACTTCTGCTCGAACAGGAAGATCTGGGCGAGAACCTGGTTGGCGAAAGAGCCGTCCATGATGCGGCTCGGGTGGCCCGTGGCGTTGCCCAGGTTCACCAGACGGCCTTCGGCCAGCAGGATCAGGTAGTCGTCATTACGCGGGTCGAATTGGCCAGCGCCGGTGCGGTGGATCTTGTGCACCTGCGGTTTGACCTCTTCCCACGCCCAGTTCTTGCGCATGAAAGCAGTGTCGATCTCGTTGTCGAAGTGACCGATGTTGCAGACCACGGCACGAGCTTTCAGCGCCTTGAGCATGCCGGCGTCACAGACGTTGGCGTTGCCGGTGGTGGTGACGATCAGGTCGATCTTGCCCAGCAGGGCCTTGTCGATGCTGGCGTCGGTGCCGTCATTGCGGCCGTCGATGTACGGCGAAACGAGTTCGTAGCCGTCCATGCAGGCCTGCATGGCGCAGATCGGATCGATCTCGGAAACCTTGACGATCATGCCTTCCTGACGCAGCGAGGCAGCCGAGCCCTTGCCCACGTCGCCGTAGCCGATGACCAGCGCTTGCTTGCCCGACAGCAGGTGGTCGGTGCCGCGCTTGATGGCGTCGTTGAGGCTGTGACGGCAGCCGTACTTGTTGTCGTTCTTGCTCTTGGTGACCGCGTCGTTGACGTTGATCGCCGGGACTTTCAGGGTGCCGGCCTTGAGCATGTCGAGCAGGCGATGAACACCGGTGGTGGTTTCTTCGGTGACGCCGTGGACGTTGGTCAGCACCTGCGGGTACTTGTCATGCAGGATCTGAGTCAGGTCGCCGCCGTCGTCGAGCACCATGTTGGCGTCCCACGGCTGGCCGTCCTTGAGGATGGTCTGCTCGATGCACCACTCGTACTCGGCTTCGGTCTCGCCTTTCCAGGCGAACACCGGAATACCGGCGGCGGCGATGGCGGCAGCGGCCTGATCCTGAGTGGAGAAGATGTTGCACGACGACCAGCGCACTTCGGCGCCCAGCGCAGTCAGCGTCTCGATCAGCACGCCGGTCTGGATGGTCATGTGAATGCAGCCGAGGATCTTCGCGCCTTTCAGCGGTTGTTCGGCAGCGTACTTGCGACGTAGGCCCATCAGTGCCGGCATCTCGGATTCGGCGATGATCAGCTCTTTACGGCCCCAATCGGCCAGGGAAATGTCAGCGACTTTGTAGTCGGTAAAAGCAGCGCTCATGCAAAAGCTCTCCAATCGATGATCTGTGATCAGATAGGTGAAAACCGGTATGCCCGGCCTGATGGCCATGGCTCGCTACGTTTTCACGCAGTCCGATTGGGCGCCGTTGATGCGTTTGGGTAACGCCCCATCCGAGCCTGACAAGCCTTTGGCTTGCTGCAGCGCCCCTCGGACAGGTGGCGGGAACGCTCAGGCAGTGCCGAGCGTATGAAACGTGGCGATTATAGCCTTGCCGGCGCGCCAGCCCAAGGTTTTCCGTCGTCCCGTATCGGCCATCGATGCACCTGATACCGAGCCTTAATCGATGCCATTGAAAACGCGCCCGCGACAACTGCCGCCTGCCTTTGCGATCATGGTTCGCGAACGATAGCGATGGATAAGGAGTGCAGATGAACTTCCACACACGCAAGTGGGTAAAGCCCGAAGACCTCAACCCCAACGGCACCCTGTTCGGCGGCAGCCTGCTGAAGTGGATCGACGAAGAAGCGGCGATCTACGCCATCATCCAGCTCGGCACTCAGCGCGTGGTGACCAAGCTGATCTCGGAGATCAACTTCGTCGCCTCGGCCCGGCAGAGCGACATCATCGAACTGGGCATCACCGCCAGCGAGTTCGGTCGTACCTCGATCACCATGCGCTGTGAAGTGCGCAACAAGATCACCCGCAAGAGCATCCTGACCATCGACAAGATGGTCTTCGTCAATCTGGACGAGAACGGCCAGCCTGCGCCCCACGGCAAGACCGAAATCACCTATATCAAGGATCAGTTCAAGGACTGAGTCGCTGGGGCGCGCGGACGCCAGGCGATGAGTCTTTCCGCGTCTGTTGATCAGAAGCCGTCGACGCCGGCCAGGCGCAATCGGTCGCCCAGCGCGACTATCTCCTCGTGCTGGAAAAACCTCTGCAGCTGAGCGGCGCGGGTCGGGCCGATTCCTGGCAGCTTCTGCCACTCGACCAGGCTGCGCTGTTGCAGTTGTGACCAGTCCTTGATAGCCAGGTTGTCCGGGTTGATTGGTGTGCCTAGGGCGCGCAGCCAGGCATTGAATGGGCGTTGCCGGGCTTCGGCGAAGCGCTTTCTGAGCGTGGCAGCAGTCTGTTGGCCGATGCCCGGTACGGCGAGTAGCTGCTCCTCACTGAGCTCCAGCCAGTCGAGCAGGCTGTCGATACGCTGGGCCTGCAAAAGCTTCTCCCACGTTCCAGCGCCGATGTCAGGCAGGTTTAGTGCCTGTTTGCTGCTGAGCCAGGTAAGGCGGGCGTGGAACTGGCTGGTGCAGGGAGCGGAGGCGCGCAGGCAGCTCAGCGCGTGGTAATCGTCACGGCGCGGAACGTCGAGTTCGTGGCGGTTTGCTGTCTGCACTACCACGTCAGTCAGTTGCGGAATGGTTTGCCCGGCAAGGCGGATGGCGACTTGATCGCCCGGGCGAATATCCAGTTGCTGCCAGCGTTCCAGTGAGCCCGCGCTGACTACGCGAATGGTGCGGTCGTCGAGTTTCACTGGGTGTAGACGCAGCAGCGGGGTGATGCGACCGCTACGGCCGATGCTGAACTCGACGCCGTTGACCAGCGCCAGGGCCTCGCTGGCCGGGTATTTCCAAGCCGCTGCCCAGTGTGGCGGCTCGGCGCGCCAGCGTTCGCCGGATGGGCGCTGGCCTTGGCGCAGAACCACGCCGTCAGTAGCGAAGGGCAGTGGATTACGGTACCAGCGCTCGCGCCATTGCCTGGCCTCGGTGGCGGTAATGACGGGGTGGCTGTAGTGGCGGCTGTCGTCAAAACCCAACTGCGCCAGGTGGTCGAGACGTTGCTGCATATCGTCCGGGCCATTGGGCCAGTCCCAAACGAACAGCCCAATGTCGTTCGCTTGGGCTTCTTGCAGATCCTCTCGTGCCATCAATCCGGCGACCGTGCTGCGCGCCGAAGCGCCGCCGTGCTTGGCCTGAATGTGTGCAGGGCGCTGCAGGTACAGCTCGCCTTGCAGCACTAGTTCGCTGTCATCAGTGAGGTGCTTGGGAATGGCCGCAATCCGTGTGGCGCGTGATGTCCAGTCCTGGCCGGTGTTGCCGTCCCCGCGGCTGATCGCCTGCTGCAGGTGGCCGCCGCTGTAAATCAGCGTGACCGCGACGCCATCGACCTTGGGCTGAATCCACAAGGCCTGGCGTGAGGCCATCCAGCGGTTCACGGCGCGCTCATCTTCGAGCTTGCGCAGACCTGTCTGGGTCACCGGATGTCGCGCCGGGCCGCCAGCACCGCTCAGTGGGTTGGCCGTTGCCGTGTCGCTCAGGCAACGTTGCCAATGCTCCAGGCGGGTGCGGGCTTGATCGTAGAGTTCATCGCTGACCAGCGAGCGGCCTTGGCGATGATAGGCGTCGTCCCATTGGGCTATCTGGGCGGAGAGCTCATTGAGTTGGCGGCTGTGTGCGGTTGTCTGTTTGGGGCATTCGTCGGCGTGGACGAGTGAGGCCAGCAGGACGGGAAGGGCGGCAGCGATCCAGTGTTTCATGGGCGGAGCATCCTTGCTCGGGCGATGATTTCTGCAGGCTAGCCGCATATCGCTCATGCCGCAAACGCAGTACAGCACTGCTGCGGGCGGGTCGTAAGTAGCGACTGGCCGACATTTTGGCCATTTCAAGTTTGGCCGAAACAATTTGTGAATGATAAAATTCCGCTTCTTCCCGCGTATCAAATGGAATTGCCCGGCGGCGGGATTCAATTGCCGGGTCTCATCACTCAAGGGTCTACTTCTAATGCGTCTTTCCGTTTTGTTCTGTGCTGTTTCGTTGGTATGCGGCAGTGCCTTCGTACAGGCGGCTGATGATATGCAGGCCAAGTGCGATCAGAAACTCTCCGCCAACGCCGAGAAGCTGGCTCAGGTCAAGCAACTGGCCGGCCTGCTCGGCAATCAGCAGGCCAACGACACCATCGCTCAGGTCGAGGGTGGGTGCAGTCAGTTGGGCGCCAATGCCGCCACGTCCGATGAGACTGTCGCGCAAACCCAGGGCAATGGCACAGCTGAAAACATCACAGCTGCTGCCGAAACCCTGAAAGGGTTGGGCTCGCTGTTCGGTAAATAGCAATAAGAATATCTGCCTTGCAGGTGTGAAAAAGCCTCCGTGAGCGTTGCGTCCACGGAGGCTTTTTTGTGTCCGTTGCCCGGCTCTCGCCGGGCAACTCGGCCTTAGAGGCCGGCAGCGGCGCGCAGGTCTGCAGCCTTGTCGGTCTTCTCCCAGGTGAAGCTGGTGAAGCTGTCGTCACCGACAGTCAGTTGCTGCGGCTCGCGGCCGAAGTGGCCGTAGGCGGCGGTCGGCTGGTACATCGGGTGCAGCAGGTCGAGCATCTTGGTGATGGCGTACGGGCGCAGGTCGAACACGTCGCGCACCAGTTTGACGATGGTCTCGTCCGCTACCTTGTTGGTGCCGAAGGTGTTGATCGAAATCGAGGTCGGCTGGGCGACGCCGATGGCGTAGGAAACCTGAATCTCGCAGCGCTCGGCCAGGCCGGCGGCAACGATGTTCTTGGCGACATAGCGGCCGGCATAAGCCGCGCTGCGGTCGACCTTGGATGGATCCTTGCCGGAGAACGCGCCGCCGCCGTGGCGAGCCATGCCGCCATAGCTGTCGACGATGATCTTGCGGCCAGTCAGGCCGCAGTCGCCCACTGGGCCACCGATCACGAAGTTGCCGGTCGGGTTGATGTGGTACTGGGTGTCCTTGTGCAGCAGTTCGGCGGGCAGGCTGTGCTTGATCACCAGCTCCATTACCGCTTCACGTAGGTCGCTCAGGCTGACATCCGGGTTGTGCTGGGTGGATAGCACCACCGCGTCGATGCCAACCACTTTGCCGTGCTCGTAACGGCAGGTGACCTGGCTCTTGGCGTCCGGGCGCAGCCACGGCAGCAGGCCAGATTTGCGGGCTTCGGCCTGACGCTCGACCAGCGCGTGAGAGAAGCGGATCGGCGCCGGCATCAGCACGTCGGTTTCGTTGCTGGCATAGCCGAACATCAGGCCCTGGTCGCCAGCGCCCTGATCTTCCGGTTTGGCGCGGTCGACACCTTGGTTGATGTCCGGGGACTGCTTGCCAATGATGTTCATCACGCCACAGGTCGCGCCGTCAAAGCCGACATCCGAGCTGGTGTAGCCGATGTTGCAGATCACGTCGCGCACGATCTGCTCGAGGTCGACCCAGGCGCTGGTGGTGACTTCGCCGGCGATGATCGCCACGCCGGTCTTGACCAGTGTTTCGACGGCCACGCGGGCGTGTTTGTCCTGGGTGATGATGGCGTCGAGGACGGCATCGGAAATCTGGTCGGCGATCTTGTCCGGATGACCTTCGGACACGGACTCGGAGGTAAACAGGGAGTATTCGCTCATCTATCGGTTGTCCTGGCGAGTGAGGGCCTTTCGGCCACGTACGGGAGTGATGGCGTGCGCTGGAAATGGCGCACCTGAATTTGAAAACCATTGCGCAGGCCGACATACAGGCTCTCGCCTTGTGTCAGCCCGGCGACGACGGCCCAGTGGGCCAGGTCGTCCTGTTCGAAGCCTAGCCAGAGATCGCCGCAGGTGTCGCGGGCCCAACTTTGGTTGTGGCTGCACAGTTCTGTGATCAACAGGCTGCCGCCATCGTTCACGCGGCCTGCGAGTATCTGCAGGGCCTGAGCCGGTGCGGCGAAGTGATGCAGCACCATGTTTAACACTACGCAGTCGGCGCTGGGGTAGTCGTCGAGCAGGGCGTCGGCAAGTTGCAACTGAACGTTATCCAGGCCGTCGTGCTCACAGCGCAGGCGTGCCAGCTCAAGCATGGCCGGGCTGTTATCCAGTGCGGTGACTTGGCCGAAGCGGCTCGCCAGTTCGGGCAAAAAGCTGCCATCGCCGGGGCCGATCTCCAGGGCGCGGGCGTTGGCAGGAAAGTCCAGTGAGTCGAGCAGGGCCAGCACGCTGTCGCGGTATTGCGGCAGGCCGGCGATCAGATCCTGCTGAGCCTGGAAGCGCTCTGCGCTACGGGCAAAGAAATCCTGGCTGGCAGCCGCGCGCTGCTGATGCACCTGGGCGATGCGTTCGCGCACCTCGAGCGGCAGGGCCAGCCGATCGACTTCCTGGAGCAGGGCGCCGTGCAGCGTACCGCCAACAGTTTCCATCTGGGCCAGGGCGCGGCGATAGAAAATCGCGTTGCCTTCCCGGCGCGTCGCCACCAGGCCGGCCTGGGCCAGCACCTTCAAGTGGTGGCTGATGCCGGACTGGCCAATGGCGAAGATCTGCGCCAGCTCCAGTACGCCGAACGAATCGTTGGCCAGTGCGCGCAAAACATTCAGGCGCAGCGGGTCGCCCGCTGCCTTGCACAGGGCGGAGAGAGCATCGGCGGGCTCGAA
Coding sequences:
- the ahcY gene encoding adenosylhomocysteinase, translating into MSAAFTDYKVADISLADWGRKELIIAESEMPALMGLRRKYAAEQPLKGAKILGCIHMTIQTGVLIETLTALGAEVRWSSCNIFSTQDQAAAAIAAAGIPVFAWKGETEAEYEWCIEQTILKDGQPWDANMVLDDGGDLTQILHDKYPQVLTNVHGVTEETTTGVHRLLDMLKAGTLKVPAINVNDAVTKSKNDNKYGCRHSLNDAIKRGTDHLLSGKQALVIGYGDVGKGSAASLRQEGMIVKVSEIDPICAMQACMDGYELVSPYIDGRNDGTDASIDKALLGKIDLIVTTTGNANVCDAGMLKALKARAVVCNIGHFDNEIDTAFMRKNWAWEEVKPQVHKIHRTGAGQFDPRNDDYLILLAEGRLVNLGNATGHPSRIMDGSFANQVLAQIFLFEQKFADLSAEKKAERLTVEVLPKKLDEEVALEMVKGFGGVVTQLTTKQAEYIGVPVEGPFKPDSYRY
- a CDS encoding acyl-CoA thioesterase gives rise to the protein MNFHTRKWVKPEDLNPNGTLFGGSLLKWIDEEAAIYAIIQLGTQRVVTKLISEINFVASARQSDIIELGITASEFGRTSITMRCEVRNKITRKSILTIDKMVFVNLDENGQPAPHGKTEITYIKDQFKD
- the ligB gene encoding NAD-dependent DNA ligase LigB, translating into MKHWIAAALPVLLASLVHADECPKQTTAHSRQLNELSAQIAQWDDAYHRQGRSLVSDELYDQARTRLEHWQRCLSDTATANPLSGAGGPARHPVTQTGLRKLEDERAVNRWMASRQALWIQPKVDGVAVTLIYSGGHLQQAISRGDGNTGQDWTSRATRIAAIPKHLTDDSELVLQGELYLQRPAHIQAKHGGASARSTVAGLMAREDLQEAQANDIGLFVWDWPNGPDDMQQRLDHLAQLGFDDSRHYSHPVITATEARQWRERWYRNPLPFATDGVVLRQGQRPSGERWRAEPPHWAAAWKYPASEALALVNGVEFSIGRSGRITPLLRLHPVKLDDRTIRVVSAGSLERWQQLDIRPGDQVAIRLAGQTIPQLTDVVVQTANRHELDVPRRDDYHALSCLRASAPCTSQFHARLTWLSSKQALNLPDIGAGTWEKLLQAQRIDSLLDWLELSEEQLLAVPGIGQQTAATLRKRFAEARQRPFNAWLRALGTPINPDNLAIKDWSQLQQRSLVEWQKLPGIGPTRAAQLQRFFQHEEIVALGDRLRLAGVDGF
- the metK gene encoding methionine adenosyltransferase codes for the protein MSEYSLFTSESVSEGHPDKIADQISDAVLDAIITQDKHARVAVETLVKTGVAIIAGEVTTSAWVDLEQIVRDVICNIGYTSSDVGFDGATCGVMNIIGKQSPDINQGVDRAKPEDQGAGDQGLMFGYASNETDVLMPAPIRFSHALVERQAEARKSGLLPWLRPDAKSQVTCRYEHGKVVGIDAVVLSTQHNPDVSLSDLREAVMELVIKHSLPAELLHKDTQYHINPTGNFVIGGPVGDCGLTGRKIIVDSYGGMARHGGGAFSGKDPSKVDRSAAYAGRYVAKNIVAAGLAERCEIQVSYAIGVAQPTSISINTFGTNKVADETIVKLVRDVFDLRPYAITKMLDLLHPMYQPTAAYGHFGREPQQLTVGDDSFTSFTWEKTDKAADLRAAAGL
- a CDS encoding ArsR/SmtB family transcription factor, with protein sequence MTVRASQLDFEPADALSALCKAAGDPLRLNVLRALANDSFGVLELAQIFAIGQSGISHHLKVLAQAGLVATRREGNAIFYRRALAQMETVGGTLHGALLQEVDRLALPLEVRERIAQVHQQRAAASQDFFARSAERFQAQQDLIAGLPQYRDSVLALLDSLDFPANARALEIGPGDGSFLPELASRFGQVTALDNSPAMLELARLRCEHDGLDNVQLQLADALLDDYPSADCVVLNMVLHHFAAPAQALQILAGRVNDGGSLLITELCSHNQSWARDTCGDLWLGFEQDDLAHWAVVAGLTQGESLYVGLRNGFQIQVRHFQRTPSLPYVAERPSLARTTDR